In one window of Cydia pomonella isolate Wapato2018A chromosome 16, ilCydPomo1, whole genome shotgun sequence DNA:
- the LOC133526374 gene encoding uncharacterized protein LOC133526374, whose amino-acid sequence MAPGNCVVKGCKTTLFNKGPAINFHPCPTSLDMRNRWLQILKYRCTILDWAKSRICSKHFENKHFDAQRKLKPNAIPTLFPAMGDSASKTIVKNTNTSSSKLDKALSRMTQAELMSDVKLTLVRMKEPINLSEFVYDDLKCKPDAPMEAKLWVLIKKQEYLNNMLTDAVVKNNKNLEVLQKNMTDTKSGRKEMEQSIENYKYVIKCLQEKQATLEEQVEILTAVESR is encoded by the exons ATGGCTCCAGGTAACTGCGTGGTCAAAGGCTGTAAAACAACACTTTTCAACAAAGGTCCCGCCATAAACTTCCATCC ATGTCCAACTTCACTGGATATGAGGAACAGGtggttacaaattttaaaatatagatGTACTATACTGGATTGGGCTAAAAGTAGAATTTGTTCAaaacattttgagaataaacACTTTGATGCCCAAAGAAAACTTAAACCGAATGCTATACCTACACTGTTCCCAGCAATGGGAGATTCAGCTTCTAAGACTATTGTTAAG AATACTAACACTTCAAGCTCTAAGTTGGATAAGGCTCTCAGCAGGATGACACAGGCCGAACTCATGTCTGATGTTAAGTTAACTCTAGTTCGAATGAAAGAACCCATTAACTTAAGTGAATTTGTCTATGATGACTTGAAATGTAAGCCTGATGCCCCAATGGAAGCTAAGCTATGGGTATTGATCAAGAAACAAgaatatttgaataatatgCTGACTGACGCAgttgtgaaaaataataaaaatcttgaaGTTCTACAGAAGAATATGACAGATACTAAATCAGGCCGAAAAGAAATGGAACAAAGCATTGAGAACTATAAGTATGTTATTAAATGCTTACAAGAAAAACAAGCCACTTTAGAAGAACAGGTTGAAATACTGACTGCTGTTGAGTCTCGTTAA
- the LOC133526373 gene encoding ATP-dependent DNA helicase PIF1: protein MEGGDSFLSCATTLEWTTPQGSILKKVNYRTASLRLIRNEFREMYMEISSEKNSAIRLALKGINVFKKFMAEGKASVKFQEAGCTLFISNAPPTNLVSFLRTIFVKMTGDKEASSTTTPSKNSMRAKLLSGKAQSFEEISPITVADIHNAKSKIPKSTTTTPSPPSKKRKHDDPTRGPAPKKLYSPSPLTTTSSLNPEQQRVLEACLGGKNVFFTGSAGTGKSFLLKRIVAALPPDVTIATASTGVAACHVGGTTLHAFAGIGDGSGSIEHLCEKAMKLQLVAQKWRKCKHLIIDEISMVDGAFFEKLEAVARHVRRNDKPFGGIQLILCGDFLQLPPVVEKGQTGKRFCFQTACWDKCIQLCYELKQVHRQKDQEFISILNSIRIGRVTKEISDRLIGTARQKIESDGILATRLCSHTNDSKMINNSKLQDLEGEEKVFTSQDSDNASKTLDMQTIAPSKLVLKIGAQVMLLKNINVNSGLVNGARGVVVRFEEGYPVVRFKNKKEYTARSERWYVKNASGSLLCRRQIPLNLAWAFSIHKSQGLTLDCVEMSLSKIFEPGQAYVALSRAQSLDTLRVLDFDSRHVWADTSVLEFYQKFRRRLQQMEVVPLGRPLADKTNKKLKLREILEKQMRRK, encoded by the exons ATGGAAGGCGGAGATTCGTTTTTGTCTTGTGCAACAACATTAGAATGGACGACCCCTCAAGGATCCATTTTGAAAAAGGTCAACTACAGAACTGCATCTCTTCGACTTATTCGTAATGAATTCCGTgaaatgtatatggaaatatcAAGTGAAAAAAACTCAGCCATTCGACTGGCATTAAAAGgaataaatgtattcaaaaagtTTATGGCTGAAGGCAAAGCAAGTGTAAAGTTCCAAGAGGCGGGATGCACGCTCTTTATATCCAACGCACCGCCAACAAACCTCGTGTCATTTTTAAGGACCATTTTTGTTAAGATGACTGGAGATAAGGAAGCATCGTCAACGACTACTCCGTCTAAAAACTCCATGAGAGCTAAGTTGCTTAGTGGGAAAGCACAGTCTTTTGAGGAAATAAGTCCTATAACCGTAGCTGATATACACAATGCTAAAAGTAAAATTCCAAAGTCGACTACAACAACACCTTCTCCTCCTTCAAAAAAGCGAAAGCATGATGACCCCACAAGGGGCCCTGCACCCAAAAAACTGTATTCTCCATCACCTCTTACAACAACTAGTTCTTTGAATCCGGAGCAGCAGAGAGTACTGGAGGCTTGTCTTGGAGGAAAGAATGTGTTTTTCACAGGATCGGCGGGAACTGGCAAGAGCTTTTTGCTAAAAAGAATTGTAGCAGCATTACCTCCTGATGTCACAATAGCCACTGCCTCTACTGGAGTTGCTGCTTGCCATGTTG gTGGGACAACACTTCATGCATTTGCTGGTATAGGAGATGGGAGTGGGTCTATTGAACACTTGTGTGAGAAAGCAATGAAACTGCAACTTGTTGCACAAAAGTGGAGAAAGTGTAAACATTTAATAATTGATGAAATATCCATGGTTGATGGTGCATTCTTTGAG AAATTAGAAGCAGTAGCTAGACATGTTAGAAGAAATGATAAACCATTTGGAGGGATACAGCTCATACTGTGTGGAGATTTTCTACAATTACCACCAGTAGTTGAAAAGGGGCAGACAGGAAAGAGATTCTGTTTCCAAACAGCCTGCTGGGACAAATGTATACAGCTGTGTTATGAACTAAAGCAAGTTCACAGACAAAAGGATCAAGAatttatatccatattaaatAGTATAAGAATAGGGAGAGTGACTAAAGAAATAAGTGACAGGCTTATAGGCACTGCTAGACAAAAGATTGAAAGTGATGGAATTTTAGCAACAAGACTGTGTTCTCACACAAATGACTCTAAGATGATAAATAACTCCAAATTGCAAGATTTGGAAGGTGAAGAAAAAGTGTTTACATCTCAAGATAGTGATAATGCTAGTAAAACTCTTGACATGCAAACTATAGCTCCATCAAAATTGGTCTTAAAAATAGGAGCACAAGTAATgttgctcaaaaatataaatgtaaactCTGGTTTAGTAAATGGAGCCAGAGGAGTTGTAGTTAGATTTGAAGAAGGATATCCTGTAGTAagatttaagaataaaaaagaATATACAGCCAGGTCTGAACGTTGGTATGTGAAGAATGCTAGTGGAAGTCTGTTGTGCAGAAGACAAATTCCATTGAATTTGGCATGGGCATTCTCAATACACAAATCCCAAGGTCTAACTTTAGATTGTGTGGAAATGTCTCTATCAAAAATTTTTGAACCCGGTCAGGCTTATGTAGCTCTTAGCAGGGCTCAGAGTTTAGACACACTGCGAGTATTAGACTTTGATTCCAGGCATGTGTGGGCTGACACCAGTGTGCTTGAGTTCTACCAAAAGTTCAGGCGCCGCTTGCAACAAATGGAAGTTGTGCCACTGGGTAGACCTCTGGCTGACAAAACCaacaaaaaattgaaattaagagAAATTCTTGAAAAACAAATGAGAAGGAAATAG